A genomic window from Synechococcus sp. UW179A includes:
- a CDS encoding M3 family metallopeptidase, which translates to MSTPELLRGKGLPRFEAIDAEQVNKEIPVLLTTLNDQLETLETSLQQRLAAASPLRWDELMPSLHQLGERLRWSWGVVSHLTGVRNTPELREAHAKQQPEVVRFSNRLGQSQVLHEALSKLKTSPAQPLDGTQTRILDAELLSMQHRGVGLRGHEQADFNSTSERLAALSTSFSNHVLDATQSWSLVIHNRDQLQGVPDRALAILASAAAEAGDQSADGSAPTAAEGPWRLGLDMPRYIPVITHAKDRNLRETLYKAHVSRASHGDLDNAPLIEEILQLRREQASRLGYSNWAELSLASKMADDVPAVESLLEELRSSAMPVAQQELQELRECALSHGALEADALAPWDVNHWAEQLRRERFDLDQEALRPWFPLPQVLEGLFSLCERLFSIRIKAADGEAPIWNEDVRFFRVMDCSGENLAAFYLDPFSRPASKRGGAWMDECLSRQRNADGDLTLPVAYLICNQTPPSGDTPSLMSFEEVETLFHEFGHGLQHMLTTVEHPEAAGINNVEWDAVELPSQFMENWCLDRSTLMGMARHWQTEEPLPEADYQKLCSSRTFMQGNGTLRQVHFALTDLRLHSQWTPELKISPDAFRRRIAETTSVLQPVEEDRFLCAFGHIFAGGYAAGYYSYKWAEVLSADAFAAFEEVGLEKDDDVAATGERFRNTVLSLGGSLRPAEVYRRFRGRDATSAALIRHTGLAVSAS; encoded by the coding sequence ATGAGTACCCCAGAACTGCTGCGCGGCAAAGGTCTTCCTCGCTTTGAGGCCATCGACGCTGAGCAGGTCAACAAGGAGATCCCTGTCCTGCTGACCACGCTGAACGATCAGCTGGAGACTCTGGAAACATCGCTGCAGCAGCGCCTCGCGGCAGCCTCACCCCTGAGATGGGACGAGCTGATGCCCAGCCTGCATCAGCTTGGTGAGCGGCTGCGCTGGAGCTGGGGGGTGGTGAGTCATCTCACCGGTGTCCGCAACACCCCTGAGCTGCGTGAGGCCCATGCAAAACAGCAACCCGAAGTGGTGCGCTTCAGCAATCGCCTCGGCCAGAGCCAGGTGCTGCACGAAGCTCTCAGCAAACTGAAAACATCCCCCGCTCAACCGCTGGACGGCACACAAACACGCATCCTCGATGCTGAGCTTCTCTCGATGCAGCATCGCGGAGTTGGCCTGAGAGGACATGAGCAGGCTGATTTCAACAGCACCAGTGAGCGGCTCGCCGCTCTCTCGACCAGTTTCAGCAATCACGTACTGGATGCCACGCAGAGCTGGAGTCTGGTGATCCACAACCGTGATCAGCTTCAGGGGGTTCCAGACCGTGCCCTGGCGATCCTCGCTTCAGCTGCAGCAGAAGCCGGGGATCAATCAGCTGATGGTTCAGCACCAACCGCTGCTGAAGGCCCCTGGCGTCTGGGTCTGGACATGCCGCGCTACATCCCGGTCATCACCCACGCCAAGGACCGAAACCTGCGTGAAACCCTCTATAAGGCACACGTGAGCCGGGCCAGCCATGGCGATCTGGACAACGCACCCCTAATCGAGGAAATCCTGCAGCTGCGGCGTGAGCAGGCATCACGGCTCGGGTACTCCAACTGGGCGGAGCTCAGCCTTGCCTCAAAAATGGCGGATGATGTTCCAGCTGTTGAGTCACTGCTCGAAGAGCTGAGATCTTCAGCGATGCCTGTGGCTCAACAGGAACTCCAGGAACTGCGTGAATGCGCCTTGAGCCATGGTGCCCTAGAAGCCGATGCACTGGCGCCATGGGATGTGAACCACTGGGCAGAGCAGCTGAGACGCGAACGTTTCGATCTCGATCAGGAAGCTCTGCGTCCCTGGTTTCCTCTCCCCCAGGTGCTCGAGGGGCTGTTCAGCCTCTGTGAACGCTTATTCAGCATCCGTATCAAGGCCGCAGACGGTGAGGCACCCATCTGGAATGAGGATGTGCGCTTCTTCCGAGTGATGGACTGCAGCGGCGAGAATCTGGCGGCCTTTTATCTGGACCCTTTCAGCCGTCCCGCTAGCAAACGCGGCGGTGCATGGATGGATGAATGCCTGAGTCGTCAACGCAATGCCGACGGTGATCTCACCCTGCCGGTGGCTTACCTGATCTGCAATCAGACACCTCCCTCAGGAGACACACCCAGCCTGATGAGCTTCGAAGAGGTGGAAACCCTTTTCCATGAATTCGGTCATGGCCTCCAGCACATGCTCACCACGGTTGAGCATCCGGAAGCAGCTGGGATTAACAACGTGGAATGGGACGCCGTGGAGCTTCCAAGCCAGTTCATGGAGAACTGGTGTCTCGATCGAAGCACCCTGATGGGGATGGCACGCCACTGGCAGACGGAAGAGCCTCTACCAGAGGCCGACTATCAGAAGCTCTGCAGCAGCCGCACCTTCATGCAGGGGAATGGCACGCTTCGACAGGTCCATTTCGCTTTGACCGACCTGCGCCTCCACAGCCAATGGACCCCGGAGCTGAAGATCAGTCCGGATGCATTCCGTCGCCGCATCGCTGAAACCACCAGCGTGCTGCAACCGGTGGAGGAAGACCGCTTCCTCTGCGCCTTCGGCCATATCTTTGCAGGCGGTTACGCCGCTGGCTATTACTCCTACAAATGGGCCGAGGTGCTCAGCGCCGATGCATTTGCCGCCTTTGAGGAAGTGGGTCTGGAGAAAGACGATGACGTCGCTGCCACAGGTGAACGTTTCCGCAACACCGTCCTCAGCCTGGGTGGCAGTCTGCGGCCTGCCGAGGTCTATCGACGTTTCCGCGGCAGGGACGCGACCAGCGCTGCGCTCATCCGCCATACCGGTCTGGCGGTCTCGGCGTCCTGA
- a CDS encoding triacylglycerol lipase: MTTTVPSSSRRPLVLVHGLWDTPHLFRRLVRLLEVHDVPLLVPHLPHRLGAVPLRNLAEQLDVHIREHWGDDVEVDLLGFSMGGIIGRVWLQQLGGAQRTHRFVSVGSPQRGTITAQWIPSWLCAGLADMKRGSPLLRSLNADVQMLKGLDCVSYYCRWDLMVVPGWQAHLPVGLVSRVPVLTHQQLMSHPRSLDVLLRTLLSD; this comes from the coding sequence ATGACCACCACGGTGCCTTCTTCATCACGGCGACCGCTGGTTCTGGTGCATGGCCTCTGGGATACGCCTCATCTATTTCGACGATTGGTCCGTCTTTTGGAGGTGCATGACGTACCACTGTTGGTGCCCCATCTCCCACACCGCCTGGGGGCTGTTCCTTTGCGCAACCTGGCGGAGCAGCTCGACGTTCATATCCGTGAGCACTGGGGTGATGACGTGGAGGTGGACCTGCTTGGTTTTTCAATGGGCGGCATCATCGGGCGTGTCTGGCTACAGCAGCTAGGTGGTGCCCAACGCACCCATCGTTTTGTCAGTGTTGGCAGTCCGCAGCGGGGAACTATCACGGCTCAATGGATTCCCTCATGGCTGTGCGCCGGGCTTGCCGACATGAAACGAGGCAGTCCTCTGTTGCGTTCTCTCAACGCTGATGTGCAGATGCTCAAGGGATTGGACTGCGTCAGTTATTACTGTCGCTGGGATTTGATGGTTGTCCCGGGGTGGCAAGCCCATCTGCCAGTAGGACTCGTAAGCAGAGTTCCTGTATTGACCCATCAGCAGTTGATGTCGCATCCCCGATCGCTTGATGTTTTGCTGAGAACGCTTCTGAGTGACTGA
- a CDS encoding glutamate-5-semialdehyde dehydrogenase produces the protein MSPVQAVPDPSPELLSVAVGLRRAATDLGLTSDDQRRQALLAMAESLRAHTGAIVAANRRDRENAEQSGLASALMARLKLDEVKLEGAITGVRQLAELADPLGRRQLHRELDDGLVLERVSVPLGVVGVIFEARPDAVIQIASLAIRSGNGAILKGGREAECTNKAVMAALQEGLAATSVVPEALALLTTREDSLALLRLEGLVDLIIPRGSNELVRFIQDNTRIPVLGHADGVCHLYVDAEADPDQAVTIALDSKVQYPAACNAIETLLVHADIAGIFLAKAIPAFQTEGVRLLGDPGACALGISEAAADEDWGTEYLALTLSVRVVDDLEAALEHIRRYGSRHTEAIATRNVSTAERFLRSVDSSGVYHNCSTRFADGFRYGFGAEVGISTQTLPPRGPVGLEGLVTYRYRLRGDGHIAADYASGARRFSHVDLEG, from the coding sequence ATGTCGCCCGTGCAGGCCGTTCCAGACCCCTCCCCGGAGCTTCTGTCTGTGGCGGTGGGCCTGCGCCGCGCCGCCACGGATCTGGGCCTGACCAGCGATGACCAGCGTCGGCAGGCGCTGCTGGCCATGGCGGAGTCACTCCGTGCGCACACCGGCGCCATCGTTGCCGCGAACCGTAGGGACCGTGAGAACGCCGAGCAGAGTGGGCTTGCTTCGGCACTCATGGCCCGTCTCAAGCTCGATGAAGTCAAGCTTGAAGGAGCAATCACCGGGGTGCGACAGCTGGCAGAGCTTGCTGACCCCCTCGGCCGACGTCAGTTACACCGGGAGCTTGATGACGGTCTTGTGCTTGAACGCGTCAGCGTCCCTCTCGGGGTCGTGGGTGTGATCTTCGAGGCCCGACCGGATGCTGTGATCCAGATCGCCTCACTGGCGATCCGGTCCGGCAACGGGGCGATCCTCAAGGGTGGACGTGAAGCCGAGTGCACCAACAAGGCAGTCATGGCAGCACTGCAAGAGGGACTCGCTGCCACGTCGGTCGTTCCCGAAGCCCTCGCTCTGCTCACCACCCGTGAAGACAGCCTTGCACTGCTGCGCCTTGAGGGATTGGTGGATCTGATTATCCCCAGGGGCAGTAACGAACTGGTGCGCTTCATTCAAGACAACACCCGCATTCCCGTGCTCGGCCATGCCGATGGGGTCTGTCATCTGTATGTAGATGCCGAGGCGGACCCTGATCAGGCTGTGACCATTGCCCTGGACAGCAAGGTGCAGTATCCGGCTGCCTGCAACGCAATCGAGACGCTATTGGTTCATGCCGATATCGCCGGGATTTTCCTGGCGAAGGCCATCCCCGCCTTCCAGACCGAAGGTGTGCGGCTGCTCGGCGATCCAGGAGCTTGTGCCCTCGGGATCAGTGAGGCCGCGGCCGACGAGGACTGGGGCACGGAATATCTGGCATTAACCCTGTCTGTTCGTGTTGTGGATGATCTTGAGGCAGCTCTTGAGCACATCCGTCGCTATGGCTCACGCCATACCGAGGCGATCGCAACCCGGAACGTCTCTACGGCGGAGCGATTCCTGCGCTCAGTCGATAGCTCCGGTGTTTATCACAACTGTTCCACGCGATTTGCCGACGGCTTCCGTTACGGATTCGGCGCAGAAGTGGGTATCAGTACTCAGACCCTGCCTCCAAGAGGTCCTGTGGGTTTAGAGGGGCTGGTGACCTATCGCTATCGATTACGTGGTGACGGCCACATCGCTGCCGACTATGCCTCGGGTGCGCGTCGCTTCAGCCATGTGGATTTGGAGGGATGA
- a CDS encoding ROK family protein, translating into MTESIAERCVLGVDLGGTAIKLGLFSLEGELLAEHQRPTPQPATPGSVCVEIVEAIGSLDPHGLASVVGIGLPGPMDAQARVARVCINLPGWEEVPLAAWLEPRLQRRVTLANDGNCALVGEAWKGAALGCSDVVLLTLGTGVGGGVMVGGQLFTGHNGAAAEPGLITLFPDGPECNSGNRGSLEQFASIAGLKRLSGKEPSSLAMAASSGDAQARAHWERYGQLLGTGISSLVYLFTPQLVLIGGGLAGASEHFLPALRHEVATRVQEVSREGLQIKACALGNGAGRLGAARLAIQRLLPSASPQAG; encoded by the coding sequence ATGACTGAATCGATCGCTGAGCGGTGCGTTCTAGGTGTCGATCTCGGCGGAACCGCGATCAAGCTGGGTCTGTTCAGCCTTGAGGGAGAGTTGCTGGCGGAACATCAGCGTCCAACGCCTCAACCCGCCACACCGGGATCAGTTTGTGTGGAGATCGTCGAGGCGATCGGAAGCCTCGACCCTCATGGCTTGGCTTCGGTGGTGGGGATTGGCCTGCCTGGTCCGATGGATGCCCAAGCGCGGGTGGCCCGCGTTTGCATCAATCTGCCGGGCTGGGAGGAGGTACCACTGGCCGCGTGGCTTGAACCACGCCTGCAGCGAAGGGTCACTCTCGCCAATGACGGTAACTGCGCTCTCGTGGGTGAGGCCTGGAAAGGCGCGGCCCTGGGCTGCAGCGACGTGGTGCTGCTCACACTGGGAACCGGCGTTGGCGGAGGAGTGATGGTCGGTGGCCAGTTATTCACAGGTCACAACGGAGCTGCCGCGGAACCGGGGCTGATCACGCTGTTTCCAGATGGACCTGAGTGCAACAGTGGCAACAGGGGGTCGTTGGAACAGTTTGCGAGCATCGCCGGTTTGAAGCGGCTCAGTGGCAAAGAGCCGTCCTCACTGGCCATGGCCGCATCCAGTGGGGATGCGCAGGCCAGGGCCCACTGGGAGCGCTACGGCCAGCTTCTCGGCACAGGGATCAGTTCGCTCGTTTACCTATTCACACCGCAGCTGGTGCTGATTGGGGGGGGATTGGCTGGGGCCAGTGAGCATTTCCTTCCTGCGCTGCGACATGAGGTCGCTACCCGTGTTCAGGAGGTGAGTCGCGAGGGCCTCCAAATCAAGGCGTGTGCACTAGGCAATGGCGCGGGGCGTCTGGGCGCCGCACGCCTGGCAATTCAGCGGCTGTTGCCTTCAGCGTCTCCCCAGGCGGGATGA
- a CDS encoding DUF6629 family protein — translation MCFSASASFTASAVLVPLGLYSHHLATRHERPDYKPLALVPFFFGVQQFVEGLEWTAIDNGGIEPLATIGGLGFLFFAYCFWMIWIPWSAWSISRSTDSKGLQRRLKWVAIVATVLGIAFYVPMLFNPPAIQPAVHSNGRLIYNISDLHSILHNFVNTEPVGELVYWGFIVLPLLAVSDKAVKLFGVLIFVSIFLTWATYSATFNSVWCFYCAVLSIIVIWIVNRPHLRQA, via the coding sequence ATGTGTTTTTCGGCTTCGGCAAGTTTTACGGCATCAGCCGTGCTCGTTCCTCTTGGTCTTTATTCGCATCATCTGGCTACGCGTCATGAGCGCCCTGATTACAAGCCTCTCGCCCTGGTGCCGTTCTTCTTCGGGGTTCAGCAATTTGTCGAGGGGCTGGAATGGACTGCGATCGACAATGGCGGCATCGAGCCCCTCGCAACGATTGGTGGCCTCGGTTTTCTCTTTTTCGCCTATTGCTTTTGGATGATCTGGATCCCTTGGAGCGCATGGTCGATCAGCCGAAGTACGGACTCCAAGGGATTACAACGACGCTTGAAATGGGTCGCGATCGTGGCCACTGTTCTCGGCATCGCCTTCTATGTGCCGATGCTCTTCAACCCGCCGGCGATTCAGCCAGCGGTACACAGCAATGGTCGACTTATTTACAACATTTCTGATCTGCACAGCATCCTTCACAACTTCGTCAACACGGAACCCGTTGGTGAGTTGGTGTACTGGGGCTTTATTGTCCTGCCGCTTCTGGCAGTCAGCGACAAGGCTGTGAAGCTTTTTGGTGTGCTCATTTTCGTGTCGATCTTCCTCACGTGGGCCACTTACAGCGCAACTTTCAATTCGGTCTGGTGCTTCTACTGCGCCGTGCTCTCGATCATCGTTATCTGGATCGTTAATCGTCCCCATCTGCGTCAGGCCTGA
- a CDS encoding ArgR family transcriptional regulator, with protein MADNLLRLSATWGHSADDGTDLAPLIALDEALEQSSLRRGISRDAFLKELLSDLHHQRLIPLLLMLPRRWRGQSASLPEHLRSLGSLLENNLFSPLLGATLADDLQHILPAVSKPSAINALDRWCQRQISISPEQSLALPQTLEALWSITADAIEKLPVMKKETSGTLAKISAMGGVLTWSNCGLPNVQAEPERRRNSLLAQILNVLGSNRLPRAGTTSELFRFEGVSSGRALLNHLHNKGWQSRARFRSSVATFGLGASTFIGEQWKQIPLGVPYRTGLLDPKGEEMQALMPHCSVEMELQPPGSSPVLLQYYQGAEGLNGWAGLNELHRPWQNERSNGTVAYQATELSGEQLEETLDLCELIGAVHNNEAQFSHLHMGGYGALGFCIDSTALVEQAMTGRTNLFPLALGDLWRQRLHRQLQQQLDAGLQATDDSVNRYRLALDELPQDLFHDNQSRPEAHRRLKASQPRHSPFALVRALNGEFSTED; from the coding sequence ATGGCAGACAATCTGCTCAGGCTCAGTGCAACCTGGGGCCATTCCGCTGACGACGGCACCGATCTAGCTCCTCTGATTGCGCTGGATGAAGCACTGGAGCAGAGCAGCTTGCGGCGCGGGATCAGTCGTGATGCGTTTCTCAAAGAGCTGCTCAGCGATCTGCACCATCAACGTTTGATCCCGCTGTTACTAATGCTTCCAAGGCGTTGGCGCGGACAAAGCGCCAGCCTGCCGGAACATCTGCGCAGCTTGGGAAGCCTGCTGGAAAACAATCTTTTCAGCCCATTGTTAGGGGCGACCCTGGCCGATGATCTGCAGCACATCCTGCCCGCAGTCTCCAAACCCTCAGCAATCAATGCCCTTGATCGCTGGTGTCAACGACAGATCTCCATCAGCCCAGAACAGTCCCTGGCACTGCCGCAAACCCTCGAAGCTCTTTGGTCCATCACGGCAGACGCCATTGAGAAATTGCCGGTCATGAAAAAGGAAACCTCTGGAACTCTGGCGAAGATCAGTGCCATGGGTGGGGTTCTGACCTGGAGCAACTGCGGACTCCCCAACGTGCAGGCAGAACCTGAGCGGCGGCGCAACAGTCTGCTGGCACAGATCCTCAACGTGCTGGGGAGTAACCGACTGCCCAGAGCAGGGACTACATCCGAATTGTTCAGGTTCGAGGGAGTCAGCAGTGGTCGTGCGTTGCTGAACCACCTCCATAACAAGGGCTGGCAGTCTCGCGCCCGCTTCCGGTCCAGCGTCGCCACTTTCGGCCTCGGTGCCAGCACTTTCATCGGTGAGCAATGGAAACAGATCCCGCTGGGAGTGCCGTATCGCACCGGTCTTCTCGATCCAAAAGGAGAAGAGATGCAGGCGCTGATGCCCCACTGTTCCGTGGAGATGGAACTGCAGCCTCCTGGCAGCTCACCGGTTCTATTGCAGTACTACCAGGGCGCTGAAGGATTAAATGGCTGGGCAGGCCTGAATGAGCTGCATCGTCCCTGGCAGAACGAACGGAGCAATGGCACCGTTGCCTATCAAGCCACCGAACTCAGCGGCGAACAACTGGAAGAGACCCTCGATCTCTGCGAACTCATCGGAGCCGTCCACAACAACGAAGCCCAGTTCAGCCATCTCCATATGGGTGGATACGGAGCGTTGGGTTTCTGCATCGATTCCACAGCACTGGTGGAGCAGGCGATGACGGGACGCACCAATCTGTTCCCACTTGCACTCGGAGACCTTTGGCGTCAGCGATTGCACCGACAGTTGCAACAGCAACTGGATGCGGGCCTGCAAGCGACCGACGACAGCGTGAACCGCTACCGACTTGCCCTGGACGAGCTGCCCCAGGACCTCTTCCATGACAACCAATCTCGCCCCGAGGCTCATCGAAGATTGAAAGCGAGCCAGCCACGACACAGCCCTTTCGCGCTGGTGCGCGCTCTCAACGGGGAGTTCTCAACGGAGGACTGA
- a CDS encoding dihydroneopterin aldolase — MSNVTHPLDIIRVDNLRLWAHVGVLDHEREHGQWFRVDLELHLDLSHSASADSLAATADYSLGVQALQRLAEEISCLTLEHFSERMFEELEEIYGALPMHLWLSKCHAPIPGFAGTVSLERWRRKPF, encoded by the coding sequence ATGAGCAACGTTACCCATCCCCTGGACATCATCAGAGTCGATAATCTCCGCCTCTGGGCCCATGTTGGGGTCCTTGACCATGAGCGTGAACACGGTCAGTGGTTCCGTGTTGATCTAGAGCTGCATCTTGATCTGAGCCACTCTGCCTCTGCTGATTCGTTGGCGGCAACCGCTGATTACAGCCTGGGAGTTCAGGCTCTGCAGCGCCTTGCTGAAGAGATCAGCTGCCTTACCCTCGAGCATTTTAGTGAACGCATGTTTGAGGAGCTTGAGGAGATCTATGGGGCGTTGCCGATGCATCTTTGGCTGAGCAAATGTCATGCTCCGATTCCAGGTTTCGCGGGTACGGTGAGCCTTGAGCGCTGGCGCCGCAAGCCGTTCTGA
- a CDS encoding alpha/beta hydrolase — translation MTGSLPVETEAAVQHQRRRLRHVRRWLVVALVCVAMLGLLGLTAVRRDATSLLQPESLLELLTWFGIVLVVVVALVGVYSVMVDFVFWEGWMHGLPDPSRLFASGSEGSAEHRHFVVYLDGIHQSEESHPPRVSDFLSCLQESIADDTMLVKGIEAYTITNAGLRSTTFAGWFWQRLFALQEHHPNGLVRFICAFCVQANNVIKVGISSDRRYGPVMNYELALKIARRLDSIGFRPHQASRIVLVGYSGGGEMAIGIAEILQQLCRVRVQVITVCGVFSGNGALESLNDVAMVLGSHDPVAALGRIAYPGRLPLLPLSNWNRWQRHHAIQRYMIEGMSHNGSSGPFSTAFRSSVVEAICRELERSALSPPLRTPR, via the coding sequence ATGACAGGGTCTCTCCCCGTAGAAACCGAAGCAGCTGTCCAGCATCAACGTCGTCGTCTTCGGCATGTGCGCCGTTGGCTGGTGGTGGCGTTGGTCTGTGTTGCCATGCTCGGCCTGCTCGGCCTGACTGCTGTCCGTCGGGATGCAACCTCACTGTTGCAACCGGAATCGCTGCTGGAGCTGCTGACCTGGTTCGGGATCGTGCTGGTCGTGGTGGTCGCACTAGTTGGCGTCTATTCGGTGATGGTCGATTTCGTCTTTTGGGAAGGCTGGATGCATGGTCTTCCAGACCCCAGCCGCCTATTTGCATCGGGCAGCGAGGGCTCTGCTGAGCATCGTCACTTTGTCGTCTACCTTGATGGCATTCACCAGAGTGAAGAGAGCCATCCACCGCGTGTGAGCGACTTCCTGAGCTGTCTGCAGGAGTCGATTGCGGATGACACGATGCTGGTGAAAGGGATCGAGGCTTACACGATCACCAACGCGGGACTGCGTTCGACCACCTTCGCCGGGTGGTTCTGGCAGCGCTTATTTGCCCTGCAGGAGCATCACCCCAATGGTCTGGTTCGCTTCATCTGCGCCTTCTGTGTGCAGGCGAACAACGTCATCAAGGTTGGAATCTCCTCGGATCGCCGTTATGGCCCGGTGATGAACTACGAGTTGGCGTTGAAGATCGCCCGCCGCCTCGATTCGATCGGCTTTCGGCCCCACCAGGCTTCTCGCATCGTCCTCGTCGGTTACAGCGGTGGTGGAGAGATGGCGATCGGGATCGCTGAGATTCTTCAGCAGCTCTGTCGTGTGAGAGTTCAGGTGATTACGGTCTGTGGTGTCTTCAGCGGCAACGGCGCGCTTGAGTCCCTCAATGACGTGGCCATGGTGTTAGGCAGCCATGATCCCGTGGCTGCCCTGGGGCGGATCGCCTATCCCGGTCGTCTTCCCCTGCTGCCACTCTCCAACTGGAATCGTTGGCAACGACATCACGCAATCCAGCGATACATGATCGAGGGGATGAGTCACAACGGCTCTTCCGGCCCATTTTCAACGGCGTTCCGCAGCTCGGTGGTTGAGGCCATCTGCAGGGAGCTGGAGCGTTCAGCGCTCAGTCCTCCGTTGAGAACTCCCCGTTGA